One Cardiocondyla obscurior isolate alpha-2009 linkage group LG16, Cobs3.1, whole genome shotgun sequence genomic region harbors:
- the LOC139108840 gene encoding putative inositol monophosphatase 3: protein MSVRTQKLLLCALALLGIIYLCTNRRTTNDKNLSLKKLLAAAIRAAELGGLEVVAVHDQIKFKIESKGQTKEGLNDPVTAADYRSHCAMYRSLTEAFPEITVISEETSQDCDKIVVEDIRNSVKNIEDYDLSDDIVNINDITIWIDPLDATKEFTENLLQYVSTMVCIAIKGQPIIGVIYKPFETRQNYSLFWTWSNHGVSNSLKNFPKVKDNKTPILIVSLSHAGQVKNSSKVAFGDNVKIISAAGAGYKFLEVAAGNATAYVHTTAIKKWDICAGTAILSALGGKVTQLYDQQPIYFGTELMKPLGAKVLTKGILATMSEHAWYSEKFLHDFPSDSR from the exons ATGAGTGTGCGTACGCAGAAACTGCTTCTGTGCGCCCTCGCGCTTCTAGGCATCATTTATCTTTGTACAAATCGACGCACAACAAATGACAAGAATTTATCCTTGAAGAAACTTCTTGCTGCCGCGATAAGGGCAGCAGAGTTAGGGGGACTGGAAGTGGTAGCAGTACATGATCagattaaattcaaaatagaGAGCAAAGGCCAGACAAAGGaag GTCTAAATGATCCAGTAACAGCAGCAGATTATAGATCTCATTGTGCAATGTATCGTTCATTGACAGAGGCATTCCCAGAAATTACTGTGATATCAGAGGAAACATCTCAAGATTGCGATAAGATTGTAGTAGAAGACATTAGAAACtctgttaaaaatatcgaGGATTATGACTTGAGTGATGATATAGTAAACATTAATGATATTACAATCTGGATAGATCCTCTTGATGCCACCAAAGAATTTACAG agaaTTTACTGCAATATGTATCTACCATGGTATGCATAGCAATTAAAGGACAACCAATTATTGGCGTTATATATAAACCATTTGAAACAAGACAGAATTATAGTTTATTCTGGACGTGGAGTAATCATGGTGTATCAAAcagcttgaaaaattttccaaaG GTAAAGGATAATAAAACACCTATCTTGATCGTATCTCTTTCACATGCTGGACAAGTAAAAAATTCGTCTAAAGTTGCCTTCGGCgacaatgttaaaattatttctgctgCTGGTGcag GGTACAAATTTTTGGAAGTAGCTGCTGGTAATGCAACAGCGTACGTTCATACCACTGCTATTAAAAAATGGGATATATGTGCAGGCACTGCAATTCTTAg TGCTTTAGGGGGGAAAGTAACACAGTTATATGATCAACAACCGATCTATTTTGGAACTGAGCTAATGAAACCATTAGGAGCCAAAGTACTTACGAAAGGTATTTTAGCAACTATGAGTGAGCACGCGTGGTATTCCGAAAAATTCTTACATGATTTTCCATCTGATTCACGTTAA
- the LOC139108838 gene encoding uncharacterized protein C16C10.8, with translation MVVFTCNHCGDPLRKPKVAVHYQQICRKSPFLTCVDCLKDFRDDEYVAHTKCITEAERYGAKDYVPKPSANKGERKQQEWINVVNDLLNETAKLSNAERNFLNMLSKHENIPRKKAKFLNFIRNAVGNHVNATVVESVWNKMENAHKQTQQVTSKIPEETQEQNKNEVSCTQTIDCNNSFNTQNVAENQNNENIYKENNSVSCQNGNDKMCKTTDKDICERRSKSKKRHLESLPNQLSEEDQSNTNIKKLKSENKKLESLSSDSGSGSEITKFQWKKIIIDTLAAKGEISLRKLRNKVMNKCICYIFRLNNDTFKLCEYAKAIRKFNRTVEKLKESCTISIVDNKVKLL, from the exons atggTCGTCTTTACTTGTAATCATTGCGGCGACCCGTTGAGAAAACCTAAAGTTGCTGTGCATTATCAACAGATATGCCGCAAATCGCCATTCTTAACCTGCGTGGATTGTCTGAAAGATTTTCG TGATGACGAGTACGTCGCACACACTAAATGCATAACTGAAGCTGAGAGATATGGCGCAAAAGATTACGTTCCAAAACCTAGTGCTAACAAGGGTGAGCGCAAGCAGCAAGAATGGATAAATGTTGTTAATGATTTACTGAATGAGACAGCAAAGTTATCCAATGCAGAGCGAAATTTTTTGAACATGTTATCAAAACATGAAAATATACCAAGAAAAAAAGCCAAGTTTCTCAACTTTATACGTAATGCTGTTGGAAATCATGTAAATGCAACAGTTGTAGAAAGTGTTTGGAATAAAATGGAGAATGCTCACAAGCAAACTCAGCAAGTGACTTCAAAAATTCCAGAAGAAACTCAGGagcaaaataaaa atgagGTATCATGTACTCAAACTATAGAttgtaataattcatttaatACTCAAAATGTTGCTgaaaatcaaaataatgaaaatatctACAAAGAGAATAATTCTGTAAGTTGTCAAAATGGAAATGATAAGATGTGTAAAACAACTGATAAGGACATATGCGAAAGGCGAAGTAAATCCAAAAAACGGCATTTAGAATCGCTTCCCAATCAGTTGTCAGAAGAAGATCAAagtaatacaaatattaaaaagctgaaatcagaaaataaaaaattagaaagtcTTTCAAGCGATAGTGGAAGTGGAAGTGAGATTACTAAATTCCAATGGAAGAAAATTATCATAGACACTTTAGCGGCTAAAGGTGAAATATCTTTAAGAAAATTACGAAACAAAGTCatgaataaatgtatatgttatatttttagattaaataacGATACCTTCAAATTGTGTGAATATGCAAAAgctattagaaaatttaatagaactgtcgaaaaattaaaagaatcttGTACAATATCTATTGTAGacaataaagtaaaattgctttaa